One window from the genome of Desulfomicrobium apsheronum encodes:
- a CDS encoding pyridine nucleotide-disulfide oxidoreductase/dicluster-binding protein — translation MDQKELRKWEAKCIQEEPPKCKAGCPLGVDARAFAQAMAKGDPLAARAVLEKSMPLAAITGRLCEAPCEEFCVRGNLGGAVALGGLERLCIRETRPKGKLLRLPARPRKVAVFGAGPSSLAVAFDLGKKGYPVTVYHVGEAPGGWLRELPEADLPTRVLDEELSRLASLHVTYVSVSVLDSALVEAHPADAVYVGQDDTLDSELLASLGSPDPETFALERPGWFTGALEGRPHRFISAVSQGREAAVSIDRYLQNASLTSSRVFLRRGQTSLFTRTTDIAPVQRVVPADGVAFTREEGLLEAARCIDCQCLECVRHCVYLSEYGGYPKSYARRVFNNSAIVKGGGVHQANTFINSCSLCGQCETLCPNDFSMADMCLDARRLMVRDNRMPPSAHWFALEEMRSAASEQAAFIRHAPGAPDSAMLFFPGCQLSGIRPDQTLRLYDRLLEMEPRTGIWLDCCGAPAHWAGREDEFADMLGKLEKAWKAMGSPRVVTACSTCLKMFREHLPAFGAESVWTLLAGESLIPGEAREALALSDPCTSRHDAATRGAVHAVLEKLGQPLAPLAMSGELTECCGFGGLMDNANPALARKVAEARVAQSEACFLTYCAMCRDQLAKTGKPVLHILDLLFPDLAHGASEPPVGISARRVNRRRLKDALQGRHGREGMPRQPFEDVSLVYSVEVAELLEARRILEDDLRQVLHKVRNGGKCLVHGEDGRRIVAAELGEVTYWVEFRDVKDGFEVLRAWSHRMRIAGGRI, via the coding sequence ATGGACCAGAAGGAACTCAGGAAATGGGAAGCGAAATGCATCCAGGAGGAGCCCCCCAAATGCAAGGCCGGGTGTCCCCTGGGAGTTGATGCCAGAGCTTTCGCCCAGGCAATGGCCAAGGGCGATCCTCTCGCGGCGAGGGCCGTGCTCGAAAAGAGCATGCCTCTTGCGGCGATTACGGGCAGGCTCTGCGAAGCCCCCTGCGAGGAATTCTGTGTACGGGGAAATCTTGGAGGAGCCGTGGCCCTTGGAGGCCTTGAGCGCCTGTGCATCCGGGAGACCCGGCCCAAGGGCAAGCTTCTGCGTCTTCCCGCCCGCCCCAGGAAGGTGGCGGTGTTCGGGGCAGGGCCGAGCAGCCTGGCCGTGGCCTTCGATCTGGGCAAGAAAGGTTACCCCGTGACCGTGTACCATGTCGGCGAGGCTCCCGGCGGGTGGCTTCGCGAACTTCCCGAGGCCGACCTGCCGACGCGGGTGCTCGACGAGGAGCTGTCCAGACTCGCTTCCCTGCACGTGACCTACGTGTCCGTCTCCGTCCTGGATTCGGCCCTTGTCGAAGCGCATCCCGCCGACGCGGTGTATGTGGGCCAGGATGACACGTTGGATTCGGAACTCCTGGCCTCGCTTGGTTCTCCTGATCCCGAGACTTTTGCGCTGGAGCGTCCGGGATGGTTCACGGGCGCGCTGGAAGGGCGGCCGCACCGGTTCATCAGCGCAGTTTCCCAAGGCCGCGAAGCTGCCGTCTCCATCGACCGTTACCTGCAGAACGCCTCCCTGACCTCGAGCCGCGTTTTTTTGCGCAGGGGCCAGACATCGCTTTTTACCCGGACCACGGACATCGCCCCGGTCCAGAGGGTTGTCCCGGCCGACGGCGTCGCATTCACCAGGGAGGAGGGCCTGCTCGAAGCGGCACGCTGCATCGACTGCCAGTGTCTGGAGTGCGTGCGGCACTGCGTGTATTTGTCCGAGTACGGCGGGTATCCCAAGAGTTACGCACGCCGTGTCTTCAACAATTCGGCCATCGTAAAGGGCGGTGGCGTGCACCAGGCCAACACCTTCATCAATTCCTGCTCCCTGTGCGGACAGTGCGAGACGCTGTGTCCCAACGACTTTTCCATGGCCGACATGTGTCTGGACGCAAGACGGCTGATGGTGCGCGACAACCGCATGCCGCCGTCGGCCCACTGGTTCGCCCTGGAGGAGATGCGCTCGGCCGCGAGCGAGCAGGCCGCCTTCATCCGGCATGCGCCCGGAGCACCGGACAGCGCGATGCTCTTCTTTCCGGGCTGTCAGCTCTCCGGTATCCGCCCTGACCAGACCCTGCGCCTGTACGACCGTCTGCTGGAGATGGAGCCGCGCACGGGCATCTGGCTCGACTGCTGCGGCGCTCCCGCCCATTGGGCAGGGCGCGAGGATGAGTTCGCGGACATGCTGGGCAAGCTGGAGAAGGCCTGGAAGGCCATGGGCAGCCCCAGGGTAGTCACGGCCTGTTCGACCTGTCTCAAGATGTTCCGCGAGCACCTGCCGGCATTCGGGGCCGAATCGGTCTGGACCCTGCTGGCAGGTGAGTCCCTGATTCCCGGCGAGGCCCGCGAGGCTCTGGCTCTGTCCGACCCCTGTACATCGCGGCACGACGCCGCCACGCGCGGGGCCGTGCACGCCGTGCTGGAGAAGCTCGGGCAGCCCCTGGCGCCGCTGGCCATGTCCGGCGAACTGACGGAGTGTTGCGGCTTTGGCGGCCTGATGGATAACGCCAACCCGGCCCTGGCCCGCAAGGTCGCCGAGGCGCGGGTGGCCCAGTCCGAGGCCTGCTTTCTGACCTACTGCGCCATGTGCCGTGATCAGCTGGCCAAGACCGGCAAGCCCGTCCTGCACATTCTTGATCTGCTTTTTCCTGACTTGGCCCATGGTGCGTCCGAGCCGCCCGTCGGCATCTCGGCCCGGCGCGTGAACCGGCGCAGGCTCAAGGACGCGCTCCAGGGACGGCACGGCCGCGAGGGCATGCCGCGCCAGCCCTTTGAGGACGTGTCCCTGGTTTATTCCGTGGAAGTGGCCGAACTCTTGGAGGCCCGGCGCATTCTTGAGGACGACCTGCGTCAGGTCCTGCACAAGGTCCGAAACGGCGGGAAATGTCTGGTCCACGGCGAAGACGGACGCAGGATTGTCGCGGCCGAACTGGGTGAGGTCACCTACTGGGTGGAATTCAGGGATGTAAAGGATGGTTTCGAGGTCCTGCGGGCCTGGTCACATCGCATGCGCATCGCGGGAGGGCGGATATGA
- a CDS encoding DVU_1557 family redox protein — MSSLTFEPKDMNWVCEPCGEALELGRVELTYLGNSFHVELPVCAKCGAVYIYEELAMGRIFEVEQLLEDK; from the coding sequence ATGAGCAGTCTTACGTTTGAGCCCAAGGATATGAACTGGGTCTGCGAGCCCTGCGGTGAGGCCCTGGAGCTTGGCCGGGTGGAACTCACGTATCTGGGCAACTCCTTTCACGTGGAATTGCCGGTCTGTGCCAAGTGCGGAGCGGTGTACATCTACGAAGAGCTGGCCATGGGGCGGATCTTCGAAGTGGAGCAGCTGCTTGAGGACAAATGA
- the trsM gene encoding DVU_1556 family methyltransferase: MRTNELYASPPVRKFLGPALRPGGERLTRLMLELAGPLQGALALDAGCGCGASLALLREHGARAVGLDLNASFLREAGDVDARVAQADLADLPLPDACLDLVLCECVWNLTDKERVLTEFRRVLRPGGTLALADIYARGCRSGDWPVRCCFAQATDLQTVMEQVAGAGFEIDVVEEHTELLKKTAADFVFRHGSLHGFWQAVTGDPVLAQMACDASRASKPGLFLLIGHARKIT; the protein is encoded by the coding sequence TTGAGGACAAATGAACTTTACGCCTCCCCGCCGGTGCGCAAATTTCTCGGCCCGGCGCTGCGTCCGGGCGGCGAGAGGCTGACCAGGCTCATGCTTGAGCTGGCAGGCCCGCTGCAAGGCGCGCTGGCTCTGGACGCTGGGTGCGGTTGCGGGGCGAGCCTGGCGCTGCTCAGAGAACATGGGGCGCGGGCCGTGGGTTTGGACTTGAATGCGTCTTTCTTGCGCGAAGCCGGAGACGTGGACGCGCGTGTCGCACAGGCTGATTTGGCCGATCTGCCGTTGCCGGACGCATGCCTGGACCTCGTTCTGTGTGAATGCGTCTGGAACCTGACCGACAAGGAGCGCGTGCTGACGGAATTTCGCCGGGTTCTCAGGCCAGGAGGAACGCTCGCCCTGGCCGACATCTACGCACGCGGATGCCGCAGCGGAGATTGGCCGGTGCGCTGCTGTTTCGCGCAGGCCACGGATCTGCAGACGGTGATGGAACAGGTGGCCGGAGCCGGATTTGAGATAGATGTGGTCGAGGAACACACCGAATTGCTCAAGAAGACCGCCGCTGATTTCGTGTTCCGGCACGGCTCCCTGCACGGTTTCTGGCAGGCCGTGACCGGCGACCCGGTGCTGGCGCAGATGGCCTGCGACGCCTCGCGGGCATCGAAGCCGGGTTTGTTTTTGCTGATTGGGCATGCCAGGAAAATTACATAA
- a CDS encoding DVU_1555 family C-GCAxxG-C-C protein yields the protein MNEYDLDILRLHTQGFCCAQIVVQMALEMQGAQNPGLIRAMSGLCVGFSSTRGACGALTGAACLIAYYAGKGAADEEAHDRLPLMLTELADWFEEYATGRFGGINCSAIVPDGKPDASICGGLVGECFGRVMTILVENGFDPSSEPDE from the coding sequence ATGAACGAATACGATCTCGACATCCTGCGCCTGCACACCCAGGGTTTTTGCTGCGCGCAGATCGTCGTGCAGATGGCTCTGGAGATGCAAGGCGCTCAAAATCCGGGTCTCATCCGGGCCATGTCTGGGCTGTGCGTGGGTTTTTCTTCCACCCGGGGCGCGTGTGGAGCCTTGACCGGAGCAGCCTGCCTCATTGCCTATTATGCGGGAAAGGGTGCGGCCGATGAAGAAGCGCACGACAGATTGCCCCTCATGCTGACCGAACTGGCGGATTGGTTCGAGGAGTACGCTACAGGACGGTTTGGAGGCATTAATTGTTCGGCCATCGTGCCCGACGGCAAGCCGGACGCATCCATCTGCGGTGGTCTTGTCGGCGAATGTTTCGGCAGAGTCATGACCATCCTGGTGGAAAACGGATTCGATCCTTCGAGTGAGCCCGATGAATAA
- the trsS gene encoding radical SAM (seleno)protein TrsS: MNKVLGPVESVCPECLNRVIGELVQAGDVVSLVKRCPEHGEYSTVVWRGEPAFSSWVRPKIPFGGGVRESVGNGCPYDCGLCARHAQRTCTALVEITSRCNLHCPVCFADSGGANEDPDHDVLRRMFEQTMARTGGCNLQLSGGEPTVRDDLPDIVRLAKRAGFGFVQLNTNGLRLAEDPALAGKLAEAGLSSIFLQFDGVRDEVFRTLRGRDLLETKKRAMDHAAGAGLGIVLVPTVARGVNVDQLWEIVRFGLERQPHVRGVHFQPMSYFGRFPADFSPKHVTLPEVMTGLCEQSGGEIRAGDFLPPGCEHALCSFSGKFMTREDGVLMRMGSGTCDCTPRPAEAGALKSIGVTARQWSAPVVPEAQPSDSSGTSPDTSPGDDLDRFLARARTHSFTISGMAFQDAWTLNLDRLQGCCIHVAQPDGRLIPFCAFNLTSRDGRSLYRGRV; encoded by the coding sequence ATGAATAAGGTGCTGGGGCCGGTTGAGAGTGTCTGCCCGGAGTGTTTGAACCGGGTGATCGGGGAGTTGGTGCAAGCTGGTGACGTCGTCAGCTTGGTCAAGAGATGTCCCGAGCACGGAGAATATTCAACGGTGGTCTGGCGCGGGGAACCGGCATTTTCAAGCTGGGTGCGACCCAAGATTCCTTTTGGCGGTGGTGTGCGCGAATCGGTCGGCAATGGCTGCCCCTATGACTGCGGCCTGTGCGCGCGTCATGCCCAGCGAACCTGCACGGCATTGGTCGAGATCACCTCGCGCTGCAACCTGCATTGTCCGGTTTGCTTCGCCGATAGCGGCGGGGCAAACGAAGATCCGGATCATGACGTCCTGCGTCGCATGTTCGAGCAGACCATGGCCCGCACCGGCGGTTGCAACCTGCAACTCTCCGGCGGGGAGCCGACCGTGCGCGACGATCTGCCGGACATCGTGCGCCTGGCCAAGCGTGCCGGATTCGGGTTTGTGCAGCTCAACACCAACGGGCTGCGCTTGGCCGAAGATCCGGCCTTGGCCGGAAAGCTTGCCGAGGCCGGATTGTCGTCTATTTTTTTGCAGTTTGACGGCGTGCGCGATGAGGTCTTTCGCACCTTGCGCGGCCGGGATCTGCTGGAGACAAAAAAAAGGGCCATGGACCACGCGGCCGGGGCTGGGCTGGGCATCGTGCTCGTGCCGACCGTGGCGCGCGGTGTGAACGTCGATCAGTTGTGGGAGATCGTCCGGTTCGGGCTTGAGCGTCAGCCGCACGTGCGCGGAGTGCATTTTCAGCCCATGAGTTATTTCGGTCGCTTTCCCGCTGACTTTTCGCCGAAGCACGTCACCTTGCCCGAGGTCATGACCGGCCTGTGCGAGCAGAGCGGCGGCGAGATCAGGGCGGGAGATTTTTTGCCTCCGGGCTGCGAGCACGCCCTGTGCTCCTTTTCGGGGAAATTCATGACGCGCGAGGACGGAGTGCTCATGCGCATGGGCAGCGGGACTTGCGACTGTACGCCACGGCCTGCCGAGGCCGGAGCGCTGAAGTCCATCGGCGTAACGGCCCGTCAATGGTCCGCCCCTGTGGTCCCGGAGGCCCAGCCGTCAGATTCCTCCGGAACCTCCCCTGACACATCTCCCGGCGACGACCTGGATCGTTTTCTGGCCCGCGCCCGGACGCATTCCTTCACCATTTCCGGCATGGCCTTTCAGGACGCCTGGACCCTCAACCTGGACCGCTTGCAGGGCTGCTGCATCCATGTGGCCCAGCCTGACGGACGGCTCATCCCCTTTTGCGCCTTCAATCTGACTTCCAGGGATGGCCGCAGCCTGTATCGCGGGCGCGTATGA
- a CDS encoding DVU_1553 family AMP-dependent CoA ligase, with protein sequence MKPSSVDALSARRLGLACPSDRERIESARMEALRNTVAHARQKSPWYRERLAGLDPDCLRTSADFARLPFLSGADLAAHGRELLCVSQSEVARIITLQTSGSTGPPKRLHFTREDLDSTVDFFQHGMFSLISSQDKVLALLPFSLPDSTGDLLIRALAKGGVHCEGVWPPTDWRALALRIRDENFTSIVGLPQHLLALSYELPHGLVRTMLLCSDYAPQSLRTRIEEACGSETFLHYGTTETGLGGGVECQAHGGCHMREADLLIEIVDLRTGDPVPEGVVGEVVVTTLNRQAMPLLRYRTGDLARLDTSSCLCGGVTARLCDIRGRRKACSIAEGYSVASQDLDDVLFALDGLLDYRASLTRSAGRDAISVEFLARPGHERLEREIHQALKSVPALNMAMQSRTFVAGPALRVESFSPSHTLKRTILDNRGSYS encoded by the coding sequence ATGAAGCCAAGCAGCGTGGACGCCTTGTCGGCCAGGCGCCTCGGTCTTGCCTGCCCCTCGGACCGGGAGCGAATCGAGAGCGCACGCATGGAAGCGCTCAGAAACACCGTGGCCCACGCACGACAAAAGAGCCCCTGGTACCGTGAGCGGCTGGCGGGTCTGGACCCTGATTGTCTGCGCACCAGCGCCGATTTTGCGCGTCTTCCCTTTCTGAGCGGCGCGGACCTGGCGGCCCACGGCCGGGAACTGCTTTGCGTCTCCCAGAGCGAGGTGGCACGTATCATCACCTTGCAGACTTCCGGCAGTACCGGCCCGCCCAAGAGACTGCACTTCACGCGAGAGGACCTGGACTCGACGGTCGATTTTTTTCAGCACGGCATGTTTTCGCTCATTTCATCCCAAGACAAGGTGCTCGCCCTGCTCCCTTTTTCCCTCCCGGACAGCACCGGTGATCTGCTCATCCGTGCCCTGGCAAAAGGGGGCGTGCACTGCGAGGGCGTGTGGCCGCCGACAGACTGGAGGGCTTTGGCCCTGCGCATCCGGGACGAGAATTTTACCAGCATCGTCGGCCTGCCCCAGCACCTCCTGGCCCTGTCCTATGAACTTCCGCACGGCCTGGTGCGCACCATGCTCCTGTGCTCGGATTACGCCCCGCAATCCCTGCGCACCCGCATCGAGGAAGCCTGCGGCAGCGAAACTTTTCTGCACTACGGCACCACCGAGACGGGACTTGGCGGCGGTGTGGAATGTCAGGCGCACGGTGGCTGCCACATGCGCGAGGCTGATCTCCTGATCGAGATCGTCGATCTGCGCACAGGAGACCCCGTGCCTGAAGGCGTAGTTGGGGAGGTGGTCGTTACCACCTTGAATCGTCAGGCCATGCCGCTGCTGCGTTACCGCACCGGAGACTTGGCCAGACTCGACACGTCGTCCTGCCTGTGCGGCGGAGTCACAGCCCGTTTGTGCGACATCCGGGGGCGACGCAAGGCCTGCTCGATTGCAGAAGGCTACTCCGTGGCCAGTCAGGACCTCGACGATGTCCTTTTTGCGCTGGACGGCCTGCTCGATTATCGCGCCTCCTTGACACGTTCGGCCGGAAGGGATGCAATCAGCGTTGAATTTCTGGCCAGGCCGGGGCATGAGCGCCTGGAGCGGGAGATTCATCAGGCCCTGAAATCGGTGCCTGCCCTGAACATGGCCATGCAAAGCCGGACCTTCGTGGCCGGGCCTGCGCTGCGGGTGGAGTCCTTTTCTCCGTCGCACACCTTGAAACGCACCATCCTTGATAACCGTGGGAGTTATTCATGA
- a CDS encoding XdhC family aldehyde oxidoreductase maturation factor, giving the protein MNDIFQSVVDVLRTEEDAVFCGIVESSGSAPRTSGARMLVLSNGSIHGSVGGGPVEGACQAKAAKLLQGTKTHHFLSFDLNSVTAADAGMVCGGAVKVLLQRVSAKHLPFFENIGRLQRERERPVLVTVMQPEHDPVLAVWTARDGLAGAALPETLAAELARKAAKTRQSFSLEKDGLRVFAEPIVAPTALHLVGAGHVALATAKVAAFAGFEVVVMDDRSEFADPGRYPEAREVRVLENFDACLGDLGADDYVVIVTRGHLHDRDVLAQALKTGAGYIGMIGSRSKRDAVYRSLLESDYTQADLDRVFCPIGLTIGADTPEEIAVSIVGEMIRVRAGVPA; this is encoded by the coding sequence ATGAATGATATATTTCAGTCTGTTGTAGATGTTCTTCGGACGGAAGAAGACGCTGTTTTCTGCGGCATCGTCGAGAGTTCGGGCTCTGCTCCACGAACTTCCGGAGCGCGCATGCTGGTGCTGTCCAACGGGTCCATTCATGGGTCGGTGGGCGGTGGCCCCGTCGAGGGCGCATGCCAGGCCAAGGCCGCAAAGCTCCTGCAAGGGACAAAGACGCATCACTTTCTGTCCTTTGACCTGAATTCCGTCACAGCCGCCGATGCTGGCATGGTCTGCGGCGGAGCGGTCAAGGTGCTGTTGCAACGGGTTTCCGCGAAGCATCTGCCGTTTTTTGAAAACATCGGGCGCCTGCAGCGTGAAAGAGAGAGGCCGGTGCTGGTCACCGTCATGCAGCCGGAGCATGATCCCGTGCTGGCCGTCTGGACGGCGCGCGACGGACTGGCGGGAGCCGCACTGCCTGAAACCCTTGCCGCGGAACTGGCGCGCAAGGCCGCCAAGACTCGCCAGTCCTTCAGCCTGGAAAAGGACGGCTTGCGTGTCTTTGCGGAACCAATCGTCGCGCCGACGGCGCTGCATCTGGTCGGTGCGGGCCATGTGGCCCTGGCCACGGCCAAGGTCGCGGCTTTTGCCGGGTTCGAGGTGGTGGTCATGGATGACCGCTCCGAATTCGCCGATCCCGGGCGTTATCCCGAGGCGCGCGAGGTGCGCGTGCTGGAAAATTTCGATGCCTGCCTCGGTGATCTTGGCGCCGACGACTATGTGGTCATCGTCACGCGTGGGCATCTGCACGATCGCGACGTCCTGGCCCAGGCGCTTAAAACCGGGGCCGGGTACATCGGCATGATCGGCAGTCGCAGCAAGCGCGACGCGGTGTACCGTTCGCTTTTGGAGTCCGACTACACCCAGGCCGACCTGGACCGCGTCTTTTGCCCCATCGGTCTGACCATCGGCGCGGACACGCCCGAGGAGATCGCCGTTAGCATCGTCGGCGAGATGATCCGGGTGCGGGCCGGGGTCCCGGCGTGA
- a CDS encoding DVU_1551 family NTP transferase has translation MTEGGERFGAVILAAGFSSRMGDFKPLMDLGGMTVLERCVRMFRDAGVERVLVVTGHRAPEVRAEAGRLGVPTIHNEEYGKGMFSSVRRAVSAMSEHDAFFLLPVDIPLVRPSTVTALLDEYDGRIAFPVFEGERGHPPLIPAALIPAILEHDGRGGLKTLLEGYPALDVPVWDRGILLDADTMADFALLEGRAARLHIGDRGEALALAAQSMPERGLAHGRAVATVALRLGGELNRHGGNLDPDLIHNAALLHDVAKGCPGHEAAGGELLAHFGLSGLSAIVAAHRDVPPPTSGVLTEKEVVCLADKLVRCDRRVAVRDRFGEKLALYRCDEEACAAIRGRMENALALAALVEAASGQRIEEILQGVPA, from the coding sequence GTGACGGAAGGGGGCGAACGCTTCGGGGCCGTCATCCTTGCGGCCGGGTTTTCTTCGCGCATGGGCGATTTCAAGCCCCTCATGGACCTCGGCGGCATGACCGTGCTGGAGCGCTGCGTGCGCATGTTTCGAGACGCAGGCGTCGAGCGGGTCCTGGTAGTCACCGGGCATCGCGCCCCCGAGGTGCGGGCCGAGGCCGGACGGCTTGGCGTACCCACGATCCACAACGAAGAGTACGGGAAGGGCATGTTCTCCTCCGTGCGCAGGGCCGTGTCCGCCATGTCCGAGCATGATGCCTTCTTTCTTCTGCCCGTGGACATCCCCCTGGTCCGTCCGTCCACGGTCACGGCCCTGCTCGACGAGTATGACGGGCGCATCGCCTTTCCCGTCTTCGAGGGAGAGCGCGGGCACCCGCCGCTCATTCCCGCCGCCCTGATCCCCGCCATTCTGGAACACGACGGCCGGGGCGGTCTGAAGACGCTGCTGGAAGGGTATCCTGCCCTCGATGTTCCGGTCTGGGACAGAGGCATCCTCCTTGATGCCGACACCATGGCCGATTTTGCGCTTCTTGAGGGACGCGCCGCCCGTCTCCATATCGGCGATCGCGGCGAGGCCCTGGCCCTGGCCGCGCAGTCCATGCCCGAGCGGGGGCTCGCCCACGGTCGGGCAGTGGCCACCGTGGCCTTGCGCCTGGGCGGGGAGTTGAACCGGCATGGAGGGAATCTCGATCCTGACCTGATCCACAACGCCGCGCTGCTGCACGATGTGGCCAAGGGCTGCCCCGGGCATGAGGCCGCCGGCGGCGAGCTGCTGGCGCATTTCGGACTGTCCGGGCTGTCCGCCATTGTGGCCGCCCATCGTGACGTTCCGCCCCCGACTTCGGGCGTTTTGACGGAGAAGGAGGTGGTCTGTCTGGCCGACAAGCTGGTGCGCTGCGACAGGCGCGTGGCCGTGCGGGATCGTTTCGGCGAGAAGCTGGCCCTGTACCGCTGCGACGAGGAGGCCTGCGCGGCCATCCGAGGCCGCATGGAGAACGCCCTGGCCCTGGCGGCCCTGGTGGAGGCGGCCAGCGGTCAGCGTATTGAGGAGATTCTTCAGGGGGTGCCGGCGTGA
- a CDS encoding histidine phosphatase family protein: protein MSEIYLIRHGEITQSSPRRFVGQTDLPLTDRGREQIEKVAVFLLGRGVGRLLCSPLSRCVESAGIIGAALGIVSEIVPDLREIALGAWEGLTVDEVRERFPGRYEARGRNLAGFRPPDGESFADVQRRAWPAFETATVEQGEPLAIVAHGGVNRVLLCRILGMPLENLFRLEQHYACVNILQEDEGEFRVGAMNSRPT from the coding sequence GTGAGCGAAATCTATCTCATCCGCCACGGCGAGATCACCCAGTCCTCGCCACGACGCTTCGTGGGGCAGACGGATCTGCCCCTGACGGACAGGGGCCGGGAGCAGATTGAAAAGGTGGCGGTATTTCTTTTAGGCCGGGGCGTCGGGCGGCTCTTGTGCAGCCCGCTTTCGCGCTGTGTGGAGAGTGCTGGCATCATCGGCGCGGCCCTGGGGATTGTGTCAGAAATCGTTCCGGACCTGCGCGAGATTGCGCTTGGCGCCTGGGAGGGCCTGACCGTGGACGAGGTGCGCGAGCGCTTCCCTGGCCGCTACGAGGCGCGGGGCCGAAACCTGGCAGGATTCCGTCCGCCGGACGGGGAAAGTTTCGCCGACGTGCAGCGCCGAGCCTGGCCGGCTTTCGAGACGGCCACCGTCGAACAGGGCGAGCCCCTGGCCATCGTGGCCCATGGCGGGGTCAATCGTGTGCTCCTTTGCCGCATCCTGGGCATGCCGCTTGAAAATCTGTTCCGCCTGGAACAGCACTATGCCTGCGTCAATATTCTGCAGGAGGACGAAGGTGAGTTCCGCGTGGGTGCAATGAACTCTCGGCCAACGTGA
- a CDS encoding OmpP1/FadL family transporter — MGKIVAAVMLALLLTGQQVSAAGFAVYEWSARGNALGGTTMARKADASVVASNPAAMTGLNGTQVMTGLVAVAPMATVSIDGRQSADGKDNVWLLPHAYAVHQLGERYWLGIGVYNRFGLGTEFDEDWAGSDSVYYAGIKSVSVTPVLGMKLTDTWSIGLGVEANYFDFEQKKTVAGTYDLKVRGDDVGLGVSVSTLYAPTDWMSFGLMYRSAIDVHPRGEAESNAPGGLGDKLNGDADGEITLPDSWSLGMCLTPIDRLSIEVDVTRTGWSSYEELDIRINGVNPSGPVFKDWKDTWRLAIGAEYALTPAWDLRAGYVYDETPVRTERADYMVPANDRQLFSAGLGWHGDAWSVDLGYTYLLIIDRKGAEIHVNGGDVETADFEDGDAHLVGMSVAYRF, encoded by the coding sequence ATGGGGAAAATTGTTGCCGCTGTCATGTTGGCGCTGTTGCTGACGGGACAGCAGGTGTCGGCGGCCGGCTTTGCCGTTTACGAATGGAGCGCGAGGGGCAATGCCCTCGGCGGCACGACCATGGCCAGAAAGGCCGATGCCTCGGTGGTGGCGTCCAACCCCGCCGCCATGACCGGGCTGAACGGCACGCAGGTCATGACCGGATTGGTCGCCGTGGCCCCCATGGCCACCGTGTCCATTGACGGGCGGCAGAGCGCAGACGGAAAGGACAATGTCTGGCTGCTGCCCCATGCCTACGCAGTGCACCAACTCGGCGAACGCTACTGGCTGGGGATCGGCGTCTACAACCGCTTCGGGCTCGGCACGGAATTCGACGAGGACTGGGCCGGAAGCGACAGCGTCTATTATGCGGGCATCAAGAGCGTTTCCGTTACGCCGGTGCTCGGCATGAAGCTTACGGACACCTGGTCCATCGGCCTTGGCGTCGAAGCCAATTATTTCGACTTCGAACAGAAGAAGACAGTGGCCGGAACCTACGACCTGAAGGTCCGGGGCGACGACGTCGGCCTGGGTGTCAGCGTTTCCACCCTGTATGCTCCGACGGACTGGATGTCCTTCGGGCTCATGTACCGCAGCGCCATCGACGTCCATCCGCGCGGCGAGGCCGAAAGCAATGCGCCCGGGGGCTTGGGCGATAAGCTCAACGGTGACGCCGACGGCGAAATCACCCTGCCGGACTCCTGGTCCCTCGGCATGTGCCTGACCCCTATCGACAGGCTGAGCATCGAAGTGGACGTGACCCGCACGGGCTGGTCGTCGTACGAGGAGCTGGACATCCGTATCAATGGCGTCAACCCCTCCGGCCCCGTCTTCAAGGACTGGAAGGACACCTGGAGACTGGCGATCGGGGCCGAATATGCCCTGACTCCGGCCTGGGATCTGCGGGCTGGCTATGTCTACGACGAAACCCCTGTCCGCACCGAACGCGCCGACTACATGGTCCCGGCCAACGACCGCCAGCTCTTCTCTGCCGGTCTTGGCTGGCACGGGGACGCCTGGAGCGTGGATCTTGGCTATACCTATCTGCTGATCATCGATCGCAAGGGCGCGGAAATCCATGTTAACGGCGGAGACGTAGAAACCGCCGATTTCGAGGACGGCGACGCCCATCTGGTCGGCATGAGCGTGGCCTACCGCTTCTGA